One Deinococcus planocerae genomic window carries:
- the nudC gene encoding NAD(+) diphosphatase: MIRPASFVPSVRVAPSEGTPLFVFREGRLLLREDGTLPQGRAEDFPVDLVNPLGLLDGVPVFGARLLGEVPPGHALRPLRGVYGVLSEELFGLAGYAAQIVEWDRTHRFCGACATPTVRSERETSKVCPNCGLSAYPRVAPVVMVLITRGEGEGRELLLARGPLFAPGMYSALAGFVEPSETLEHACHREVREEVGVEITGLRYRFSQPWPFPHSLMIAFTAEYAGGDLTLQPDEIEDAGWYSVGNLPTLPPPFSIARRLIETVAREE; encoded by the coding sequence ATGATCCGCCCCGCCTCCTTCGTGCCGTCCGTGCGGGTGGCTCCCTCCGAGGGCACGCCGCTCTTCGTCTTCCGGGAAGGCCGCCTCCTGCTGCGGGAGGACGGCACGCTGCCCCAGGGCCGCGCCGAGGACTTCCCCGTGGACCTCGTGAACCCGCTGGGCCTCCTGGACGGCGTGCCCGTCTTCGGCGCGCGGCTGTTGGGCGAGGTGCCGCCGGGCCACGCGCTCCGGCCCCTGCGTGGCGTATACGGCGTGCTCTCCGAGGAGCTGTTCGGCCTCGCCGGGTACGCGGCACAGATCGTGGAGTGGGACCGAACCCACCGCTTCTGCGGGGCCTGTGCCACGCCGACCGTCCGCTCCGAGCGCGAGACGTCGAAGGTCTGCCCGAACTGCGGTCTGAGCGCCTACCCGCGCGTCGCCCCGGTGGTGATGGTGCTCATTACCCGCGGGGAGGGAGAGGGCCGGGAGCTGCTGCTCGCGCGCGGCCCCCTCTTCGCGCCGGGCATGTACTCGGCGCTCGCAGGCTTCGTGGAGCCGTCCGAGACGCTGGAACACGCCTGCCACCGCGAGGTGCGCGAGGAGGTCGGGGTCGAGATCACCGGGCTGCGTTACCGCTTCAGCCAGCCCTGGCCCTTCCCGCACTCGCTGATGATCGCCTTCACCGCCGAGTACGCGGGCGGCGACCTCACCCTCCAGCCCGACGAGATCGAGGACGCGGGGTGGTATTCGGTGGGCAACCTCCCCACCCTGCCGCCGCCCTTCAGCATCGCGCGCAGGCTGATCGAGACGGTGGCGCGGGAGGAGTAG
- a CDS encoding AAA family ATPase, with amino-acid sequence MSLTPTELQAYLSALANGGLKLSTMIWGPPGVGKSSVVAQVADRHGLEFVDVRLSQLAPTDLRGLPVPEPGGQGGGVSRWYPPEFLPRSGRGILFLDEVNMAPPTMQGMAQQLILDRRVGSYELPEGWFVWAAGNRKEDRASVFDMPAPLANRFLHLTVRPDFDSWRAYALGRGLHEHVIAFLTFRPELLHRLDPAQPAWPSPRAWEMASQLHRARLDLSPAVGEAAGAEFAAFVRLYEQLPDLGLVLRGQGGGLRLPDEPSVRYAAVVGLAARAADADEAYHAFQWLSESAGPEWLQLYVATLVSKFQAIGQLGELAGLLGRDERLAALVQGTLALAEGGDGQWSVGSGWWVVVWLSPTSH; translated from the coding sequence GTGAGCCTCACTCCCACCGAACTGCAAGCGTACCTCTCGGCCCTCGCCAACGGCGGGCTCAAGCTCTCCACGATGATCTGGGGACCGCCCGGCGTGGGCAAGAGCAGCGTGGTCGCGCAGGTGGCAGATCGGCACGGCCTGGAGTTCGTGGACGTGCGGCTCTCGCAGCTCGCCCCCACCGACCTGCGCGGCCTGCCCGTGCCCGAGCCAGGCGGACAGGGGGGAGGCGTCAGCCGGTGGTACCCGCCCGAATTCCTGCCCCGGTCGGGCCGCGGCATCCTCTTTCTGGACGAGGTGAACATGGCGCCGCCCACGATGCAGGGGATGGCCCAGCAGCTCATCCTCGACCGCCGGGTGGGGAGCTACGAGCTGCCGGAAGGCTGGTTCGTGTGGGCCGCCGGGAACCGCAAGGAAGACCGCGCCAGCGTGTTCGACATGCCCGCGCCCCTCGCCAACCGGTTTTTGCACCTCACCGTGCGGCCCGACTTCGACTCGTGGCGGGCGTACGCGCTGGGCCGCGGCCTGCACGAACATGTCATCGCCTTTCTCACCTTCCGCCCCGAACTGCTGCACCGCCTCGACCCCGCGCAGCCCGCGTGGCCCAGCCCGCGCGCCTGGGAGATGGCCTCGCAGCTTCACCGCGCCCGCCTCGACTTGTCCCCCGCCGTGGGGGAGGCCGCCGGGGCCGAGTTCGCCGCCTTCGTGCGCCTGTACGAGCAACTGCCCGACCTCGGCCTGGTGCTGCGCGGCCAGGGGGGGGGCCTGAGGCTGCCCGACGAGCCCAGCGTCCGCTACGCCGCCGTCGTGGGGCTCGCCGCCCGCGCTGCGGATGCCGACGAGGCGTACCACGCCTTCCAGTGGCTCTCGGAGAGCGCCGGGCCCGAGTGGCTGCAACTCTACGTCGCCACGCTGGTGAGCAAGTTCCAGGCCATCGGGCAACTCGGCGAGCTGGCCGGGCTCCTCGGACGCGACGAGCGGCTGGCGGCGCTGGTGCAGGGAACGCTGGCGCTGGCGGAAGGAGGAGACGGTCAGTGGTCAGTGGGGAGTGGTTGGTGGGTCGTGGTTTGGCTCTCTCCCACTTCCCACTGA
- a CDS encoding vWA domain-containing protein, producing the protein MTPPDFGRLISGSRLRLRGKSAFFATLLLHAEFVPSKEVVAAGTDGERVYVNPEVAASLPPDVLDGLLLHEVLHAALSHVERRGPREKKRWNRAADTIVNGMVAAAGLPTPPQAARDEHLEKLSVEEVYSALEGQEANEGEEDQDDLLDGPPSDAPPKGSKSGQNAARQWRQAVAQARSVDAMTGGKGDDPLGAHRELARLAPSRLDWRAQLWRFLARTPVDFGGFDRRFVGRGLYLEALDDESLTALVAVDTSGSVDDQAVRALVAEVQGVLGAYPHVKAILYYADTEAYGPFELRPGDAIPQPQGGGGTDFRPIFALSETHEPDVLVYLTDGYGDFPEQPPKMPTLWVVPPGGLEDEGFPFGDVLRLEE; encoded by the coding sequence ATGACCCCCCCCGACTTCGGACGCTTGATCTCCGGCTCGCGCCTGCGCCTGCGCGGCAAGTCGGCCTTTTTCGCCACCCTGCTGCTGCACGCGGAGTTTGTGCCCTCGAAGGAGGTCGTGGCGGCGGGCACCGACGGCGAGCGGGTGTACGTCAATCCCGAGGTCGCGGCCAGCCTGCCCCCCGACGTGCTCGACGGGTTGCTGCTCCACGAGGTGCTGCACGCGGCGCTCTCGCACGTGGAGCGGCGCGGGCCGCGCGAGAAGAAACGCTGGAACCGGGCCGCCGACACCATCGTGAACGGGATGGTGGCCGCCGCCGGGCTGCCGACCCCGCCCCAGGCCGCGCGCGACGAGCACCTGGAAAAGCTCAGCGTGGAGGAGGTGTACTCCGCCCTGGAGGGGCAGGAGGCGAACGAGGGCGAGGAGGACCAGGACGACCTGCTCGACGGCCCGCCCTCCGACGCGCCGCCGAAGGGGAGCAAGTCGGGCCAGAACGCCGCGCGGCAGTGGCGGCAGGCCGTGGCCCAGGCCCGCAGCGTGGACGCGATGACGGGCGGGAAGGGAGACGATCCCCTCGGCGCCCACCGCGAACTCGCCCGGCTGGCCCCGTCCCGGCTCGACTGGCGGGCGCAACTGTGGCGCTTCCTGGCGCGGACTCCGGTGGACTTCGGGGGCTTCGACCGCCGCTTCGTGGGGCGCGGGCTGTACCTGGAGGCGCTGGACGACGAGTCGCTGACCGCCCTCGTCGCCGTGGACACCTCGGGCAGCGTGGACGATCAGGCCGTCAGAGCCCTCGTCGCGGAGGTGCAGGGGGTCCTGGGCGCCTACCCGCACGTCAAGGCGATCCTCTACTACGCGGACACGGAGGCGTACGGTCCCTTCGAGCTGCGCCCCGGCGACGCGATCCCGCAGCCGCAGGGGGGCGGGGGAACGGACTTCCGGCCCATCTTTGCGCTCAGCGAGACGCACGAGCCCGACGTGCTCGTCTACCTGACGGACGGGTACGGGGACTTTCCCGAACAGCCCCCCAAGATGCCGACCCTCTGGGTGGTGCCGCCGGGTGGATTGGAGGACGAGGGCTTTCCCTTCGGGGATGTGCTGCGGCTGGAGGAGTGA
- a CDS encoding NUDIX domain-containing protein: MPDIRLPLGGLKFSVRVAILCVRGDRLLANTTPGLGFWFLPGGALSTGEDVATCAAREWREGTGTPPGPMHLVGVLENFFGPPEKRQHEIGFYLRMEAPADLPDKRFTVLDNPDYFYDWLPLDEIASRPLYPLAVAEFLRAGPGEVRHLVERN; the protein is encoded by the coding sequence ATGCCCGACATTCGCCTCCCCCTCGGCGGCCTCAAATTCAGCGTCCGCGTCGCCATCCTCTGCGTGCGAGGAGACCGCCTGCTGGCGAACACGACACCGGGCCTCGGCTTCTGGTTCCTCCCCGGCGGCGCCCTCTCCACGGGCGAGGACGTGGCGACCTGCGCTGCCCGCGAGTGGCGGGAGGGGACGGGCACGCCCCCCGGACCGATGCACCTCGTCGGCGTGCTGGAAAACTTCTTCGGCCCACCCGAGAAGAGACAGCACGAGATCGGCTTCTACCTCCGCATGGAGGCCCCCGCCGACCTCCCCGATAAGAGATTCACGGTCCTCGACAACCCCGATTACTTCTACGACTGGCTGCCGCTGGACGAGATCGCCTCCCGTCCCCTCTACCCCCTCGCGGTGGCCGAGTTCCTGAGAGCCGGGCCCGGAGAGGTGCGCCACCTCGTCGAGCGGAACTGA
- a CDS encoding ATP-dependent helicase, with protein MTAAPDLPDSPLLAQLNPNQAQAANHFKGPALVIAGAGSGKTRTLVYRIAHLIGHYGVDPGEILAVTFTNKAAAEMRERAQHLIRGADRLWMSTFHSAGVRILRAYGEHIGLRRGFVIYDDDDQMDILKEVMGSVPGIGPDTNPRVLRGILDRAKSNLLTPDDLARSHELYISGVPRESAAEVYRRYESRKKGQNAIDFGDLITETVRLFKEVPGVLERVQDRARFIHVDEYQDTNKAQYELTRLLASRDRNLLVVGDPDQSIYRFRGADIQNILDFQKDYPDAKVYMLEHNYRSSARVLGIANKLIENNSERLDKTLRAVKEDGHPVMFHRATDHRAEGDFVAEWITRLHAQGQPFKDMAILYRTNAQSRVMEESLRRVQIPAKIVGGVGFYDRREIRDILAYARLAINPDDDVALRRIIGRPRRGIGDTALEKLMEWARVNGTSVLTACANAVEKNILERGGQKAVEFAELMHGMSEAADNYLPGPFLRFVIETSGYLDLLRQEGQEGQVRMENLEELVNAAEEWSQTNEGTIGDFLDDAALLSSVDDMRARQENRDVPEDAVTLMTLHNAKGLEFPVVFIVGAEEGLLPSKNSLLEVGGIEEERRLFYVGITRAMDRLFLTAAQNRMQFGKTNSTEDSRFLEEIEGGFDPVDPYGQVIEYRQKTWRDFRPSAPSQPAPSAVKNTSPLTSELAYRGGEKVTHPKFGEGQVLAVAGMGDRQEVTVHFPSVGAKKLLVKFANLTKV; from the coding sequence GTGACTGCCGCGCCGGACCTGCCCGACTCGCCCCTGCTCGCCCAGCTCAATCCCAATCAGGCGCAGGCCGCCAACCACTTCAAGGGGCCCGCGCTCGTGATCGCCGGGGCGGGGAGCGGCAAGACCCGCACGCTCGTCTACCGCATCGCGCACCTGATCGGGCACTACGGGGTGGACCCGGGCGAGATTCTGGCCGTGACGTTTACCAACAAGGCCGCCGCCGAGATGCGCGAGCGCGCCCAGCACCTCATCCGGGGCGCCGACCGATTGTGGATGAGCACCTTCCACTCGGCGGGCGTACGGATTCTGCGGGCCTACGGCGAGCACATCGGGTTGAGGCGCGGCTTCGTCATCTACGACGACGACGACCAGATGGACATCCTCAAGGAGGTCATGGGCAGCGTCCCCGGCATCGGCCCGGACACCAACCCCCGGGTGCTGCGCGGCATCCTCGACCGCGCCAAGAGCAACCTGCTCACCCCCGACGACCTCGCCCGCAGCCACGAGCTTTACATCAGCGGCGTGCCCCGCGAGTCCGCCGCCGAGGTCTACCGCCGCTACGAGTCGCGCAAGAAGGGCCAGAACGCCATCGACTTCGGCGACCTGATCACCGAGACGGTGCGGCTGTTTAAGGAAGTGCCCGGCGTCCTCGAACGTGTTCAAGACCGCGCCCGCTTCATCCACGTGGACGAGTATCAGGATACGAACAAGGCGCAATATGAATTAACGCGGCTGCTGGCAAGTCGGGATCGTAATTTGTTGGTCGTGGGAGATCCCGATCAATCGATCTATCGCTTTCGAGGCGCCGACATTCAAAACATCCTCGACTTCCAAAAAGATTACCCCGACGCCAAGGTCTACATGCTCGAACACAACTACCGTTCGAGTGCGCGCGTGTTGGGCATCGCCAACAAGCTCATCGAGAACAACTCCGAGCGGTTGGACAAAACCCTGCGCGCCGTCAAGGAGGACGGGCACCCCGTTATGTTCCACCGGGCGACGGACCACCGGGCGGAGGGGGACTTCGTGGCGGAGTGGATCACGCGGCTGCACGCCCAGGGCCAACCCTTCAAGGACATGGCGATCCTGTACCGCACGAACGCCCAGTCGCGCGTGATGGAGGAGTCGCTGCGGCGGGTGCAGATTCCCGCGAAGATCGTGGGCGGCGTGGGCTTCTACGACCGCCGCGAGATCAGGGACATCCTGGCCTACGCCCGCCTTGCCATCAACCCGGACGACGACGTGGCGCTGCGCCGTATCATCGGGCGGCCCCGGCGCGGGATCGGCGACACGGCGTTAGAGAAGCTGATGGAGTGGGCGCGGGTCAACGGGACCTCGGTCCTGACCGCCTGCGCGAACGCCGTCGAGAAGAACATCCTGGAGCGGGGCGGGCAGAAGGCGGTCGAGTTCGCCGAGCTGATGCACGGGATGAGCGAGGCCGCCGACAACTATCTGCCCGGGCCGTTCCTCCGCTTCGTGATCGAGACGAGCGGTTATCTCGACCTGCTGCGTCAGGAGGGGCAGGAGGGCCAGGTGCGGATGGAGAACCTGGAAGAACTCGTCAACGCCGCCGAGGAGTGGTCGCAGACGAACGAGGGCACGATTGGGGACTTCCTCGACGACGCGGCCCTGCTCTCCAGCGTGGACGACATGCGGGCGAGGCAGGAAAACCGCGACGTGCCGGAAGACGCCGTGACCCTGATGACCCTGCACAACGCCAAGGGGCTGGAGTTCCCGGTCGTGTTCATCGTGGGGGCGGAGGAGGGCCTCTTGCCCAGCAAGAACTCGCTGCTGGAGGTGGGCGGCATCGAGGAGGAGCGCAGGCTCTTTTACGTCGGCATCACCCGGGCGATGGATCGCCTCTTCCTGACCGCCGCGCAAAACCGGATGCAATTCGGCAAGACGAACTCCACCGAGGACAGCCGCTTTCTGGAGGAGATCGAGGGCGGCTTCGACCCGGTGGACCCCTACGGCCAAGTCATCGAGTATCGGCAGAAGACGTGGCGCGATTTCCGCCCGTCCGCGCCGAGCCAACCCGCGCCCAGCGCTGTCAAGAACACCAGCCCGCTGACCTCGGAGCTGGCGTACCGGGGCGGCGAGAAGGTCACCCACCCCAAGTTCGGCGAGGGGCAGGTCCTCGCGGTGGCGGGCATGGGCGACCGGCAGGAGGTCACGGTGCATTTCCCGTCGGTGGGGGCGAAAAAACTGCTCGTCAAGTTTGCCAACCTCACCAAGGTCTGA
- a CDS encoding histidinol-phosphatase HisJ family protein: MLADYHTHHHRCGHAGGHLADYVQAAIRAGLAEIGLSDHSPIYHLGDDPHPRPGTAMSRHEFPTYVREMHEVRDRFAGQIAVRLGVESDYVLGWDDHYRTLWRQYPLDYVIGSVHWLGGWSIFSPELPAGRTAEDVYEDYLLTTQAAARSGAYDILGHLDCLKTRGHIPDLGITPRLEETVRVIAESGVAIELNTSGWRKGLGEPYPREELLAVCRHHGVPVTLGSDAHSPGHVAAGFPEAVALLERVGYTSVARFEGRRRFEVPLR; encoded by the coding sequence ATGCTCGCCGACTACCACACCCACCACCACCGCTGCGGCCACGCGGGCGGCCACCTCGCGGACTACGTGCAGGCGGCGATTCGCGCGGGCCTCGCCGAGATCGGCCTGAGCGACCACAGCCCGATCTACCACCTAGGCGACGATCCGCACCCGCGCCCCGGCACCGCCATGTCGCGCCACGAGTTCCCCACCTACGTGCGCGAGATGCACGAGGTTCGGGACCGCTTTGCCGGACAGATCGCCGTGCGCCTGGGCGTGGAGAGCGACTACGTGCTGGGCTGGGACGACCACTACCGCACCCTGTGGCGGCAGTACCCCCTCGACTACGTGATCGGCAGCGTGCACTGGCTGGGCGGGTGGAGTATCTTCTCGCCCGAGCTGCCCGCAGGCCGCACGGCGGAGGACGTGTACGAGGACTACCTCCTGACCACCCAGGCCGCCGCCCGCAGCGGGGCGTACGACATCCTCGGGCACCTCGACTGCCTCAAGACGCGCGGGCACATCCCCGACCTCGGCATCACGCCCCGGCTGGAGGAGACGGTGCGGGTGATCGCGGAAAGCGGGGTCGCCATCGAACTCAACACGAGCGGGTGGCGCAAGGGGCTCGGCGAGCCCTACCCGCGCGAAGAATTGCTGGCGGTGTGCCGCCACCACGGCGTGCCCGTCACCCTCGGCTCGGACGCGCACAGCCCCGGGCACGTCGCGGCGGGCTTTCCCGAGGCGGTGGCATTGCTGGAGCGGGTCGGGTATACCTCCGTCGCCCGCTTCGAGGGCCGGAGGAGGTTCGAGGTGCCGCTGCGGTGA
- a CDS encoding GrpB family protein yields the protein MSGPAREVVRVERYDSRWPQWASREITLLRGSLGDRIAEIEHIGSTAVPGLDAKPTVDLMLGTVGWPWRPEDDACLLSAGYSFYKSPNARWRVYLRPRGRLLRGFHLHVVEAGSTHWHEHLRFRDHLRAHPEDARAYAGLKRELARRFGDDRGAYQAGKADLIRAILTRVVTPST from the coding sequence GTGAGTGGTCCGGCGCGGGAGGTGGTGCGCGTGGAGAGATATGATTCCCGCTGGCCTCAGTGGGCGAGCCGGGAGATCACGCTGTTGCGAGGGAGCCTGGGTGACCGGATCGCGGAAATCGAGCACATCGGCAGCACCGCCGTCCCCGGGTTGGACGCGAAGCCCACGGTGGACCTCATGCTCGGGACCGTCGGCTGGCCCTGGAGGCCGGAAGATGACGCCTGCCTCCTGAGCGCCGGATACAGCTTTTACAAGTCCCCGAACGCGCGCTGGCGGGTCTACCTCAGGCCGCGGGGCCGCCTCCTGCGCGGGTTTCACCTGCATGTGGTGGAGGCGGGCAGCACACACTGGCACGAGCACCTGCGGTTCCGCGACCACCTCCGTGCCCACCCGGAAGATGCCCGCGCCTACGCGGGGCTCAAGCGGGAACTGGCCCGCCGGTTCGGAGACGACCGCGGCGCCTATCAGGCCGGGAAGGCCGACCTCATCCGGGCGATCCTGACGCGGGTCGTTACGCCGTCAACATAA
- a CDS encoding cation diffusion facilitator family transporter — protein sequence MNRTTRIALGSVVVAAVVLGLKFLAYLLTGSVALYSDALESVINVAAAVAALVALRVAARPADANHPYGHTKAEYFSAVAEGVLIVLAAVAILLEAGPALLSPRPVEAPYPGLLVNFGASVLNGLWASVLLREGRRHRSPALLADGRHVLNDVVTSVGVLVGVVLASVTGLSLLDPLLAVLVALNVLWSGWGLMRESVGGLMDAGADPATTTRLRQLMSEHAEGALEIHDVRTRHAGRVTFVEFHLVVPGQMTVQEAHHICDRLEEAIQAELAGASVTIHVEPQEKAKHHGVLVI from the coding sequence ATGAACCGCACGACGCGAATCGCGCTGGGGAGCGTGGTGGTGGCCGCCGTCGTGCTGGGCCTGAAGTTCCTGGCGTACCTTCTCACGGGCAGCGTCGCGCTGTACTCCGACGCGCTGGAGAGCGTGATCAACGTGGCCGCCGCCGTGGCCGCCCTGGTGGCCCTGCGGGTGGCTGCCCGCCCCGCCGACGCCAACCATCCCTACGGGCACACCAAGGCCGAGTATTTCAGCGCGGTCGCCGAGGGGGTGCTGATCGTCCTCGCCGCCGTCGCCATTCTGCTGGAGGCCGGGCCCGCACTGCTGAGTCCTCGCCCGGTGGAGGCGCCCTACCCGGGCCTGCTCGTCAACTTCGGGGCGAGTGTCCTCAACGGGCTGTGGGCCTCGGTGCTCCTGCGCGAGGGCCGCCGCCACCGCTCGCCCGCCCTCCTCGCCGACGGGCGGCACGTCCTGAACGACGTGGTGACGAGCGTGGGCGTGCTCGTGGGCGTGGTCCTCGCCTCGGTCACGGGCCTGAGCCTCCTCGACCCCCTGCTCGCCGTGCTCGTGGCGCTCAACGTGCTGTGGAGCGGCTGGGGCCTGATGCGCGAGAGCGTGGGCGGGCTGATGGACGCCGGGGCCGACCCCGCCACGACCACCCGGCTGCGCCAACTGATGAGCGAGCACGCCGAGGGGGCGCTCGAAATCCACGACGTGCGCACCCGGCACGCGGGCCGCGTCACCTTCGTCGAGTTCCACCTCGTCGTGCCCGGCCAGATGACGGTGCAAGAAGCCCACCACATCTGCGACCGGCTGGAGGAGGCCATCCAGGCCGAACTCGCGGGGGCCAGCGTCACCATCCACGTCGAGCCGCAGGAAAAGGCTAAGCACCACGGCGTCCTCGTGATCTAG
- a CDS encoding DUF1540 domain-containing protein, translating to MNDSQNMQGGAQMSVVSRCGATNCRYNENEQCMAGQIEVDFSGQMAQCLTFSPEDMMGDTMTMGEGTR from the coding sequence ATGAACGACAGCCAGAATATGCAGGGTGGGGCGCAGATGAGCGTCGTGAGCCGCTGTGGGGCGACGAACTGCCGCTACAACGAGAACGAGCAGTGCATGGCGGGGCAGATCGAGGTGGACTTCAGCGGTCAGATGGCCCAGTGCCTGACCTTCAGCCCGGAAGACATGATGGGCGACACCATGACGATGGGCGAGGGCACGCGCTGA
- a CDS encoding metallophosphoesterase family protein, giving the protein MSGWTPMRVAILSDVHGNRFALEAVLADIASLTPDLMGNLGDTVWGGADPAGAWALQMREAPPTVRGNTDEFLLADPAELDAETRVGREFLERELGGVPPELAALPVTATVADGEVLLAHGSPTSPWDALFLVEEGDAVRPALPVEMLERVAAWPAARVVVVGHTHKEQVATRRGVTFVNAGSVSRQGHGDPAARWVLLERRAGFWNVTFRRTAYDAEAAARWAEAHAPNGDQEARQLRTGLPG; this is encoded by the coding sequence GTGTCAGGATGGACGCCTATGCGGGTGGCGATCCTGAGTGACGTGCACGGCAACCGTTTCGCGCTGGAGGCCGTGCTGGCCGACATCGCCAGCCTGACCCCGGACCTGATGGGCAATCTGGGCGACACGGTGTGGGGCGGGGCCGACCCGGCAGGGGCCTGGGCCCTCCAGATGCGGGAGGCGCCTCCCACCGTGCGGGGGAATACGGATGAGTTTCTGCTGGCCGATCCTGCCGAGCTAGACGCTGAGACGAGGGTGGGCCGCGAGTTTCTGGAACGCGAGCTGGGCGGGGTGCCGCCCGAACTCGCCGCGCTGCCCGTGACCGCGACCGTGGCGGACGGGGAGGTGCTTCTGGCGCACGGCAGCCCGACGAGCCCGTGGGACGCGCTTTTCCTGGTCGAGGAGGGCGACGCCGTGCGCCCTGCCCTGCCAGTCGAGATGCTGGAGCGGGTGGCCGCTTGGCCTGCCGCACGGGTGGTGGTCGTCGGTCACACCCACAAGGAACAGGTTGCTACGCGCCGGGGAGTGACCTTCGTCAACGCAGGCTCCGTGTCACGGCAGGGGCACGGAGACCCGGCGGCCCGCTGGGTGCTGCTCGAACGCCGTGCGGGCTTCTGGAACGTCACCTTCCGCCGCACCGCGTACGACGCGGAGGCCGCCGCCCGCTGGGCCGAGGCTCACGCGCCGAACGGGGACCAGGAGGCGCGGCAACTCCGGACTGGACTCCCGGGCTGA